In the Malania oleifera isolate guangnan ecotype guangnan chromosome 1, ASM2987363v1, whole genome shotgun sequence genome, one interval contains:
- the LOC131159195 gene encoding probable WRKY transcription factor 72, which produces MDYSCTLKTRSPPAGAPQDHQDMIAHAPDQDACSSQGVGIGVQIYKEGLKASPNHVINSGTTEEEDELQIAKAEMGEVTKENERLKTMLQQIEKDYRSLQTRFFDVLKQESKKRTNSAIAHVEIDEDEPELVSLRLGRSPSHDEPKKDNDNSMSNNSPKTTSRDNEQQECLKEGLGGLGLDLKFDVSTKKADLEPSQNSSEGTKDMEEAGETWPPSKIPKTMRSNGDDNGDVSEQSQVKRARVSVRARCDTPTMNDGCQWRKYGQKIAKGNPCPRAYYRCTVAPACPVRKQVQRCAEDMSILITTYEGTHNHPLPVAATAMASTTSAAVSMLNAGSSSSPNTTPPPTDHLHGLQFNNTVPFTNDHINSRPRHLYSLSHSSSPAFPTITLDLTAPPHRLPPSFPFAPRLPSTSLSFSSSETNLLPTVWGNGYLGHTSVLPYNKTHTINGHLNPGKQSHEHVYQSSFSSSSSSSSSSQQSLTDTLTKAIASDPSFQSVIAAAIASMVGGGGETRGQNGNGCASSYLNRSSSSNSQTGSLMHVQPSFPFAISKNTSGSAGSDNRDQTN; this is translated from the exons ATGGATTACTCGTGTACGTTGAAGACACGCAGCCCACCTGCAGGTGCACCACAAGATCATCAAGATATGATTGCACATGCCCCTGATCAAGATGCCTGCTCTTCCCAAGGA GTTGGAATTGGAGTACAAATCTATAAGGAAGGTTTAAAGGCATCACCCAACCACGTGATTAATTCAGGCACTACCGAAGag GAGGATGAACTCCAAATAGCGAAAGCGGAAATGGGTGAGGTGACAAAAGAAAACGAAAGGCTAAAGACGATGTTACAACAGATCGAAAAAGATTACCGGTCTCTCCAAACACGTTTTTTTGATGTCCTTAAACAAGAATCAAAGAAACGTACCAACTCGGCAATAGCCCATGTAGAAATCGACGAGGATGAGCCTGAACTTGTATCTCTCAGACTCGGAAGAAGTCCGAGTCATGACGAGCCTAAAAAGGATAATGACAACAGCATGAGCAACAACTCTCCCAAAACTACAAGCAGAGATAATGAACAACAGGAGTGCTTGAAGGAAGGCCTTGGAGGTCTTGGACTAGACTTAAAATTTGATGTATCTACTAAGAAGGCAGATTTGGAGCCAAGCCAGAACAGCTCAGAAGGAACGAAGGACATGGAGGAAGCAGGAGAAACATGGCCACCCAGTAAAATTCCAAAGACAATGAGATCAAATGGAGATGATAATGGTGATGTTTCAGAACAATCCCAAGTGAAGAGAGCTAGGGTTTCTGTGAGAGCCAGATGTGATACACCAACG ATGAATGATGGATGCCAATGGAGGAAATATGGACAGAAAATTGCAAAAGGGAATCCATGCCCACGAGCATATTATCGCTGCACGGTTGCACCAGCGTGCCCCGTAAGAAAACAG GTGCAAAGATGTGCTGAGGACATGTCCATACTGATCACCACCTACGAGGGAACACACAACCACCCACTGCCAGTTGCAGCCACAGCCATGGCTTCCACCACCTCTGCCGCCGTTTCCATGCTAAACGCTGGCTCTTCCTCCTCCCCCAACACTACACCTCCTCCCACTGATCACCTCCATGGCCTGCAATTCAATAATACAGTACCCTTCACTAATGATCACATAAACTCTAGACCAAGACATCTCTACTCCCTCAGTCACTCCTCATCCCCTGCCTTCCCAACAATTACTCTAGACCTAACCGCGCCGCCGCACCGGTTACCGCCTTCCTTCCCTTTCGCCCCAAGACTCCCTTCTACGAGCCTCAGCTTCTCTTCCTCCGAAACCAACCTTCTTCCCACAGTTTGGGGCAACGGGTACCTCGGCCATACCTCGGTACTGCCTTACAACAAAACCCACACTATCAATGGGCATTTGAATCCCGGAAAACAATCCCATGAGCATGTATAtcaatcttctttttcttcttcttcttcttcttcttcttcttcccagcAGTCCTTAACAGATACCTTGACAAAGGCAATTGCGTCGGATCCCAGTTTCCAGTCAGTAATAGCTGCGGCAATTGCGTCAATGGTGGGCGGTGGAGGTGAGACTCGTGGGCAGAACGGGAACGGCTGCGCATCCAGCTACTTAAACAGATCGTCGTCTTCAAATTCGCAGACGGGGAGCTTGATGCATGTCCAGCCTTCATTTCCGTTTGCCATCTCCAAGAACACTTCTGGATCAGCTGGTTCTGATAATAGAGACCAGACCAATTAA